The bacterium genome has a segment encoding these proteins:
- a CDS encoding Gfo/Idh/MocA family oxidoreductase: protein MSAIRLGAWGLGRIGSVHVTHFAAQTGMYEVVAGCDVEQPKVDKLVADYGCAGYTNAEDLLADPKVELVIIATRSLTHVADALQALAAGKFVLLEKPIAMSHDEVEQLRQADRDYPGKLFFLHNHRFEPAMQQIFGIVRSGLLGDIIQVKLCRHHAFSRRADWQAYLRYGGGQLNNWGSHIIDHAMQFIGGPVTDIWGNLKGVNTIADAETHVKVVLTGENGIVVDLEISNNVALPGALCTVYGSRGSLICADEKHIRLRYLDPGFEFCEATASTGSPPLNGGHWSDTDLPWRDETQTVEPDTNMWVYVEIETARHLYRTLREGVPFPIANADALEVSRIIQVVKCQNPEFKWDF, encoded by the coding sequence ATGTCAGCGATTAGGCTGGGAGCCTGGGGGCTCGGGCGCATCGGGTCCGTTCACGTGACGCACTTCGCCGCTCAGACCGGCATGTACGAGGTCGTGGCGGGCTGCGATGTCGAGCAGCCGAAGGTAGACAAACTCGTCGCGGACTACGGTTGCGCCGGATACACCAATGCCGAGGACCTGTTGGCGGATCCCAAGGTGGAGTTGGTGATCATCGCCACGCGTTCCCTGACGCATGTGGCTGACGCCTTGCAGGCGCTTGCCGCCGGCAAGTTCGTGTTGCTCGAAAAGCCCATCGCCATGTCTCATGACGAGGTCGAGCAGTTGCGCCAGGCCGACCGGGACTACCCCGGGAAGCTCTTCTTCCTGCACAATCACCGCTTCGAGCCGGCCATGCAGCAGATCTTCGGGATCGTCAGGAGCGGCCTCCTCGGCGACATCATACAGGTCAAGTTGTGCCGTCACCACGCCTTCTCTCGCCGGGCCGACTGGCAGGCCTACCTCCGGTACGGTGGCGGCCAGCTGAACAACTGGGGCTCCCACATCATTGACCATGCCATGCAGTTCATCGGCGGCCCGGTGACGGACATCTGGGGCAACCTGAAGGGCGTCAACACCATCGCCGATGCGGAGACCCACGTGAAGGTCGTCCTGACTGGCGAGAACGGGATCGTCGTCGATCTGGAGATCAGCAACAACGTGGCCTTGCCCGGAGCCCTTTGCACCGTGTACGGGAGCCGAGGGAGCCTCATCTGCGCCGACGAGAAGCACATCCGCCTGCGCTACCTCGACCCAGGCTTCGAGTTCTGCGAGGCGACCGCCAGCACAGGCTCGCCGCCTCTGAACGGCGGCCACTGGAGCGACACGGACCTGCCGTGGCGCGACGAGACGCAGACGGTCGAGCCCGACACGAACATGTGGGTCTACGTGGAGATCGAGACTGCCCGGCATCTCTACCGCACGCTGCGCGAAGGCGTTCCGTTCCCGATCGCGAACGCCGACGCCCTGGAGGTCAGCCGGATCATCCAGGTGGTCAAATGCCAGAATCCCGAGTTCAAGTGGGATTTCTGA
- a CDS encoding site-specific DNA-methyltransferase: MSDNKTLTIAAPKGRPMLTWVGKRPLRAVAAYPAQHIETFDPAGDAAVQDGEPWKQWPAGCPKGGLLFHGDNKEVLAHLLANGFRGKVNLIYIDPPFDSGADYVRKVSLRGPKGAAKMDGENYTIGEQIQYTDIWGNDNYLQFMYERLSLLGELLTEDGSIALHCDAKRSHLLRMLLEEVFGASNFRAEIIVRAGVKNVQSQFEEMSNLTLGSNTIFLYSKGTGTKYRKLQSVSKDHEPGKWDTFWRGTDRPTMRGELFGQKPADGQWRWSDKRAKKAIGNYEEFQAHSEGSISLDDYYLRELANGNDLDFVRLSPENVVQYYVPPRTYKLISNVWLDLPYRGTETDYPTEKSEAISNRLVQWVTAPGDIVLDCFIGSGTAAAVAQRLGRRWIACDINKGAIQTTSKRLQGIIEAQIAEWQAEIANPRLPATDTAPPPAQFSFTVWRVNDYDLQVQHNEAVELACQVIGVQRNRTDTFFDGTRGQDLVRVIPFNHPLCLTDLEEIKQELEARKTTENAVAVCLGKELTTDAWLEDHNRLRRGKNAANRIEVIELRTDARYGGFLQHEPATARVTIKREREEIAVTIKDFCSPTIIKRLQQQAGIVQAHIDDWRQMVDCVMIDPAYDGEVFNIALSDVPEKKADFVEGEYRLPASKGRKTTVAVKIMDMLGEEVLVTGEA; the protein is encoded by the coding sequence ATGAGTGATAACAAGACACTGACCATCGCCGCGCCGAAGGGCCGACCGATGCTGACGTGGGTCGGCAAGCGACCACTTCGCGCCGTGGCTGCCTACCCGGCTCAGCACATCGAGACCTTCGATCCTGCCGGCGACGCGGCGGTGCAAGATGGCGAACCGTGGAAGCAGTGGCCCGCAGGCTGTCCGAAGGGAGGCCTACTATTCCACGGTGACAACAAGGAAGTGCTGGCCCACTTGCTTGCCAACGGCTTTCGCGGCAAGGTCAATCTGATCTACATTGATCCGCCCTTCGATTCGGGGGCAGACTACGTCCGCAAGGTGAGCCTGCGTGGGCCAAAGGGTGCTGCCAAGATGGACGGTGAGAACTACACAATAGGCGAGCAGATCCAGTACACCGACATCTGGGGCAATGACAACTACCTGCAGTTCATGTACGAGCGCCTATCACTCCTCGGGGAACTGCTGACGGAGGACGGCAGCATCGCCCTTCACTGCGACGCCAAGAGAAGCCACCTCCTTCGGATGCTCCTGGAGGAGGTGTTCGGGGCCAGCAACTTCCGCGCGGAGATCATCGTGCGGGCCGGCGTCAAGAACGTTCAGTCGCAGTTCGAGGAGATGTCCAACCTGACCCTTGGAAGCAACACGATCTTCCTCTACTCGAAGGGCACGGGCACAAAGTACCGCAAACTGCAATCCGTCTCCAAGGACCATGAGCCGGGTAAGTGGGATACCTTCTGGCGTGGCACAGACCGGCCTACCATGCGAGGTGAGTTGTTCGGTCAGAAGCCAGCGGACGGCCAGTGGCGCTGGTCCGACAAGCGAGCCAAGAAGGCAATCGGCAACTATGAGGAGTTCCAGGCGCATTCTGAGGGGAGCATCTCGCTCGACGACTACTACCTCCGGGAACTGGCCAACGGCAACGACCTCGACTTCGTCAGGTTGTCCCCCGAGAACGTGGTCCAGTACTACGTCCCGCCCCGAACGTACAAGCTCATAAGCAACGTCTGGCTCGACCTGCCGTATCGCGGCACCGAGACCGACTACCCCACCGAGAAGAGCGAAGCCATCTCGAACCGTCTCGTTCAATGGGTAACGGCCCCCGGCGACATCGTTCTCGACTGCTTCATCGGTTCCGGCACGGCCGCCGCCGTCGCTCAGAGGCTTGGCCGGCGCTGGATCGCCTGTGACATCAACAAGGGCGCGATCCAGACTACGAGCAAGCGCCTGCAAGGCATCATTGAGGCCCAGATCGCCGAATGGCAGGCGGAGATAGCCAACCCTCGCCTCCCTGCCACGGACACGGCACCGCCACCGGCGCAGTTCTCCTTCACCGTCTGGCGCGTGAATGACTACGACCTGCAGGTGCAGCACAATGAGGCCGTCGAGCTTGCTTGCCAGGTCATCGGCGTCCAGCGCAACCGCACCGACACCTTCTTCGACGGAACGCGGGGGCAGGACCTCGTGCGCGTGATACCGTTCAACCATCCTCTCTGCTTGACTGACCTGGAGGAGATCAAGCAGGAGTTGGAGGCGCGCAAGACCACGGAGAACGCGGTCGCGGTCTGCCTGGGCAAAGAGCTAACCACCGACGCCTGGCTGGAGGACCACAACCGCCTGCGCCGGGGGAAGAACGCGGCCAACCGGATCGAGGTCATCGAGCTGCGGACCGACGCCCGCTACGGCGGCTTCCTGCAGCACGAGCCGGCCACGGCCCGCGTGACGATCAAGCGCGAGAGAGAGGAGATCGCCGTCACGATCAAGGACTTCTGCTCGCCGACGATCATCAAGCGGCTCCAGCAGCAGGCGGGGATCGTGCAGGCGCACATTGACGACTGGCGGCAGATGGTTGACTGCGTGATGATTGACCCGGCCTATGACGGCGAGGTCTTCAACATCGCTCTCTCAGATGTGCCGGAGAAGAAGGCCGACTTCGTTGAGGGCGAGTACCGCCTGCCCGCGTCGAAGGGGAGAAAGACGACGGTAGCCGTGAAGATCATGGACATGCTGGGCGAAGAGGTGCTCGTGACGGGGGAGGCGTGA
- a CDS encoding type I 3-dehydroquinate dehydratase: protein MRPSFLRLQSPYLAAIIEGATPEATIASILKCEHDGAEAFAVSLAAWGRDRLTLEELSRVFHCSGRPMMPLCYRSGNLAADKVDDEGRAELLLLAVEAGAAACDIMGDMYDPAPRERTRDKQAIERQQRLIDRVHAQGAEVLMSSHAPSEFLTGEEVLEHLSDFVSRGADIPKIVVRADSDDEVIEAFRTTVLLRRELKVPFVHLCSGRYGRLQRYVAPSLGAALTFGMETSVQGPQPLVSSARSLLNELNWHVHRPEGE, encoded by the coding sequence ATGCGACCATCGTTCCTCAGGCTCCAGTCGCCCTATCTCGCCGCCATCATCGAGGGAGCTACACCGGAAGCGACCATCGCCAGCATTCTGAAGTGCGAACACGACGGCGCTGAAGCGTTCGCGGTGAGTCTGGCAGCCTGGGGGCGCGACAGGCTCACGCTTGAGGAACTCTCGCGGGTGTTCCACTGCTCGGGACGGCCGATGATGCCGCTGTGCTACCGCTCGGGCAATCTCGCCGCCGACAAGGTGGACGACGAAGGGCGTGCTGAGCTGCTGCTGCTGGCCGTCGAGGCGGGTGCTGCTGCCTGCGACATCATGGGCGACATGTACGACCCCGCGCCCCGTGAGCGCACCCGCGACAAGCAGGCGATCGAGAGGCAGCAACGCCTGATCGACCGCGTGCACGCGCAGGGGGCCGAGGTGCTCATGTCTTCGCACGCCCCGAGCGAGTTCCTGACCGGCGAGGAGGTCCTCGAGCACTTGAGCGACTTCGTCTCGCGTGGCGCCGATATCCCCAAGATTGTTGTGCGCGCGGATAGCGATGACGAAGTGATCGAGGCGTTCCGGACGACAGTCTTGCTCAGGCGGGAGCTCAAGGTGCCTTTCGTCCATCTGTGCAGCGGCAGGTACGGCCGCTTGCAGCGCTACGTGGCGCCGTCTCTCGGCGCGGCGCTGACCTTCGGGATGGAGACCTCCGTGCAGGGACCGCAGCCACTCGTCAGTTCAGCCCGGAGCCTGCTGAATGAGCTGAACTGGCATGTGCACCGTCCGGAAGGCGAATGA
- a CDS encoding alpha-galactosidase, producing MTTEGRADADWTDVWVSGGDQPIISYRSGMNVYEESLLSGSFVGRGWNAAGYVPYYDGRVNPAGHPTPQAFWLEVDGQALTHDWQWGGVETTRDDTGSHTVVTLRHGVRPVTVAVHTRLDGTAIFTRWLEITNTGAAPAALSAVASWSGVLQQTGRWRSHLGDSGQALCSLGYFGNTHWGNEGDFGWHDLPLAAYRVDGRYRRDRHRHPFFVLRNNATGEHFVAQLAWSGGYSFEFDLDADAGTTDQTARLAFRLGPDAPAPQRVIAPGETVQTPEVHMGPVFGDLDAALQAMHDHLRQSVFMPQPRGRGGWVESGIGPEIEITHDEVIHAIEVAADFGAEVFFVDASWYAPPGANWWSTVGDWEVNRDRFPEGLKPFRDLVHNKGMLWGLWMDAERIGEESQTAREHPEWFAVAYDGQSRIGGLIDLTNPEAAQWMEAQIARVIEDNALDFFRLDYNTNPGPGLRTVRDGYVENGYWRYYEALYGIYDRLRARFPNVIFENCAGGGGRTDIGMVRRFSHTWVTDWQIAPRSFTITNGMTMALPPEYVDRLIGGQSAYTKADFDFQSRLLLFVRPTIGFPKPREAQWNPHLLAGLRHLVELYKDFVRPIMDTGRIYHHTPELPGPDPQGWGVLELASRDRTRGLCGLFQLSAPTEPEYLLRLRGLDVGRRYRVTFDNTGQSCEIEGAVLMNQGLTIRLPGALTSELLLFEAL from the coding sequence ATGACCACCGAAGGGCGAGCGGACGCAGACTGGACCGACGTGTGGGTGAGCGGGGGCGACCAACCTATCATCAGCTATCGCAGCGGCATGAATGTCTATGAGGAGTCGCTTCTGAGCGGCAGCTTCGTGGGCCGAGGCTGGAACGCCGCGGGCTATGTGCCCTACTACGACGGCCGCGTCAATCCCGCCGGCCACCCGACCCCGCAGGCCTTCTGGCTGGAGGTGGATGGCCAGGCCCTGACCCACGACTGGCAGTGGGGCGGCGTCGAGACTACCCGTGACGACACGGGCAGCCACACCGTCGTGACGCTGCGGCACGGCGTCCGGCCCGTCACGGTGGCGGTCCATACACGGCTCGACGGCACCGCCATCTTCACCCGCTGGCTGGAGATCACCAACACCGGCGCGGCCCCGGCGGCGCTGTCGGCGGTGGCCTCGTGGAGCGGCGTCCTGCAGCAGACCGGCCGCTGGCGCTCCCACCTGGGGGACAGCGGGCAGGCCCTGTGCTCGCTGGGCTACTTCGGCAACACCCACTGGGGCAATGAGGGTGACTTCGGCTGGCATGACCTGCCCCTGGCCGCCTACCGCGTGGACGGCCGCTACCGGCGCGACCGCCATCGCCACCCCTTCTTCGTCCTGCGCAACAACGCCACGGGCGAGCATTTCGTCGCCCAGCTCGCCTGGTCGGGCGGCTACAGCTTCGAGTTCGACCTCGACGCCGACGCCGGCACGACGGACCAGACGGCGCGCCTGGCCTTCCGCCTCGGGCCCGACGCCCCCGCGCCACAGCGCGTGATCGCCCCCGGCGAGACAGTCCAGACCCCGGAGGTCCACATGGGCCCCGTGTTCGGCGATCTGGATGCCGCGCTCCAGGCCATGCACGACCACCTGCGCCAGAGCGTTTTCATGCCCCAGCCGCGCGGGCGCGGCGGCTGGGTCGAGTCGGGCATCGGCCCCGAGATCGAGATCACGCACGACGAGGTCATCCACGCCATCGAGGTTGCCGCCGACTTCGGTGCGGAAGTGTTCTTCGTGGACGCCAGTTGGTACGCTCCGCCCGGCGCCAACTGGTGGAGCACGGTGGGCGACTGGGAAGTCAACCGCGACCGCTTCCCCGAGGGCCTGAAGCCCTTCCGCGACCTCGTCCACAACAAGGGGATGCTGTGGGGGCTGTGGATGGACGCCGAGCGCATCGGCGAGGAGAGCCAGACCGCCCGGGAGCACCCCGAGTGGTTCGCGGTGGCCTATGACGGGCAGTCGCGGATCGGCGGGCTGATTGACCTGACCAACCCCGAGGCGGCGCAGTGGATGGAGGCGCAGATCGCGCGGGTGATCGAGGACAACGCACTCGACTTCTTCCGCCTGGACTACAACACGAACCCGGGCCCGGGGCTGCGCACCGTGCGCGACGGGTATGTCGAGAACGGCTACTGGCGCTACTACGAGGCGCTCTACGGCATCTACGACCGCCTGCGGGCGCGCTTCCCGAACGTCATCTTCGAGAACTGCGCGGGCGGCGGTGGGCGGACGGACATCGGCATGGTGCGCCGCTTCAGCCACACCTGGGTCACGGACTGGCAGATCGCCCCGCGCTCCTTCACAATCACCAACGGGATGACGATGGCACTGCCGCCCGAGTACGTGGACCGGCTCATCGGCGGGCAGAGCGCGTACACCAAGGCGGACTTCGACTTCCAGTCGCGTCTGCTGCTGTTCGTCCGCCCCACCATCGGCTTCCCCAAGCCCCGGGAAGCGCAATGGAACCCGCACCTGCTGGCGGGTCTGCGGCACCTGGTCGAGCTATATAAGGACTTCGTCCGCCCGATCATGGACACCGGGCGCATTTACCATCACACCCCGGAACTGCCCGGCCCGGACCCGCAGGGGTGGGGCGTGCTCGAACTGGCCTCGCGGGACCGGACCCGCGGTCTCTGCGGCCTGTTCCAACTGTCGGCGCCGACGGAGCCGGAGTACCTGCTGCGACTACGCGGCCTGGATGTCGGACGCCGCTACCGGGTCACCTTCGACAACACGGGCCAGTCCTGCGAGATCGAGGGGGCGGTGCTGATGAATCAGGGCCTGACGATCCGCCTGCCCGGCGCGCTGACCTCCGAACTGCTGCTCTTCGAGGCGCTGTAG
- a CDS encoding FAD-dependent oxidoreductase — MEAFTEQARTIPVRAEVDVVVAGGGPSGVNAAIAAARSGASALLVERYGYLGGMITGSNVTWYLGMGNGKSQTIRGLSEAFIARLDEVGGLTSERNSSGDCNSDAEFVKWLSVEMVQEAGADILLHSWVSSAVVVDGVCRGLIVESKSGREAILAKVVVDATADGDVCASAGVEMATDNHDITLICEVQGVDRETVEAFRRDEPDAHAGLMTRLAEQGGVVPAHGGAKFTGFSAVNVGDLTHIENEARKRAMRGLVFLRTHMPGYERARIALTCPQLGVRESRKIQGEYTITEGDILGSRKFGDTIGRCGAQMTGYKLYDVSGLDYDLPYRCLVPQRIDGLLATGRCISATHEAINTLRLIGPCMLTGEAAGTAAALAAERDVAPRDIDVAEIQSRLKQHGSNLG; from the coding sequence ATGGAAGCATTCACAGAGCAGGCGAGAACGATTCCCGTCCGAGCGGAGGTGGATGTGGTTGTCGCCGGGGGAGGGCCGTCAGGTGTCAACGCCGCCATCGCCGCTGCCCGCAGTGGCGCGAGCGCTCTGCTCGTTGAGCGGTATGGCTACCTTGGCGGCATGATCACGGGGTCGAACGTCACATGGTACCTGGGCATGGGCAACGGCAAGTCACAGACAATCCGGGGCCTGTCCGAGGCGTTCATCGCTCGCCTCGACGAGGTGGGGGGTCTCACCAGCGAGAGGAACTCGTCCGGGGACTGCAACTCGGACGCCGAATTCGTGAAGTGGCTGTCGGTGGAGATGGTGCAGGAGGCGGGAGCAGACATCCTGCTCCACTCGTGGGTCTCATCGGCTGTTGTCGTTGACGGCGTGTGCAGAGGCCTCATCGTCGAGAGCAAGTCGGGCCGTGAGGCCATCCTCGCCAAGGTCGTGGTTGATGCAACCGCGGATGGCGACGTGTGCGCCTCGGCCGGAGTGGAGATGGCGACGGACAACCACGACATCACACTCATCTGCGAGGTCCAGGGCGTTGACCGAGAGACAGTTGAGGCGTTCAGGAGGGACGAGCCTGATGCCCACGCGGGCCTCATGACCAGGCTGGCGGAGCAGGGAGGAGTGGTCCCGGCACATGGCGGGGCCAAGTTCACGGGCTTCTCGGCGGTCAACGTCGGTGACCTGACACACATCGAGAACGAGGCCCGCAAGCGAGCCATGCGGGGGCTGGTCTTCCTGCGGACCCACATGCCCGGCTACGAGAGGGCGCGGATCGCGCTGACCTGCCCCCAACTCGGTGTGCGGGAGAGTCGGAAGATCCAGGGCGAGTACACGATCACGGAGGGCGATATCCTGGGCAGCCGGAAGTTCGGCGACACCATCGGTCGCTGTGGCGCACAGATGACCGGGTACAAGCTCTACGATGTGAGCGGGCTGGACTACGACCTCCCGTATCGCTGCCTGGTCCCGCAACGCATCGACGGCCTCCTGGCCACTGGCAGGTGCATATCGGCCACGCACGAGGCGATCAACACGTTGCGGCTGATTGGTCCGTGTATGCTGACCGGAGAGGCGGCGGGAACGGCCGCTGCCCTGGCCGCGGAACGTGACGTAGCGCCCCGCGACATTGATGTTGCGGAGATTCAGTCGCGGCTCAAGCAGCACGGGAGCAATCTCGGCTGA
- a CDS encoding DEAD/DEAH box helicase family protein gives MPDLKHLYELLADRVAAWREQGYPCDAHPAIADILGFQRTDEGAGLRFLRKPQLQSLETYWYLRLVKGTPHTVKLYSDLYADAAELLAALGADHPDLLKYALGHGGLDGLWEKISTDDEFARKYRLEALRETLALDYPSYILALAMGAGKTILIGAIIATEFGMALEYPDGDFVQNALVFAPGKTIIEALRPLADIPYDCVLPGYLYQRFSPNVKLTFTQDGDPDIPVQEGSTLNIVVTNTEKIRIQKETVRKADLGIIRLVSPEQEEAAKAEVANRRLRKIASLPHLAIFSDEAHHTYGQPLATGLKRVRQTVDYLAANTNLICAVNTTGTPYFQRQMLKDVIVWYGLSQGIRDGYLKELSDSIFSYDFDNAHTQDFIGEVIRDFFTEYRDHCLPNGAPARLAIYFPQTDDIEELRPAVDAALLQAGQPTTLCLKRTNESTPDEKDAFERLSRDPGAPHRVMLLVNIGTEGWDCPSLFACALARRLTSTNFVLQAATRCLRQVPGNTRKARVYLSSDNVDILDRQLQENYGERLNDLLNRSQQATGTARLVVRKTSIAPLRVRQIVRTVVPKPLAADTHISFTPPTVTEQSLERAAFTLDEHARNHVMQQVGDSVRIETPVEVTSLYASAVDLAGLYRRELWPLYDALRAAYPGQDGLPTSHLSFLARQLEAQTRAYEVREETVEKALALVRLDTRAFEQETGDDGSLQYTTEITYPLSSQHLLVKYEDLRDRAGELAFHYTPYFFDSEPEESFLDQMLSYLGQRLEEVEDVYFTGALTDPAKTDFYITYQGLDGRTHSYTPDFVIRRKDGRTVIVEIKRERERLHPVDGEKGVKAEAAREWEGTNPGRIAYEMIFTSTEAITYNQTGKVRRRFEETTGSDT, from the coding sequence ATGCCTGACCTGAAGCACCTGTACGAGCTACTAGCCGACCGGGTTGCGGCCTGGCGCGAGCAGGGCTACCCCTGCGACGCGCATCCGGCCATAGCTGACATCCTCGGCTTTCAGCGGACGGACGAGGGCGCGGGCCTACGCTTCCTGCGCAAGCCGCAACTGCAGTCGCTGGAGACCTACTGGTATCTGCGCCTGGTCAAGGGTACCCCGCACACCGTCAAGCTGTACTCTGACCTGTACGCCGACGCCGCTGAACTGCTCGCGGCCCTCGGGGCCGACCATCCTGATCTCCTCAAGTATGCCCTCGGGCACGGCGGGCTTGACGGACTCTGGGAGAAGATCAGTACCGACGACGAGTTCGCCCGCAAGTACCGGCTTGAGGCCCTCCGCGAGACCCTCGCCCTGGACTACCCCAGCTACATCCTCGCGCTGGCGATGGGAGCCGGCAAGACCATCCTGATCGGCGCCATCATCGCAACCGAGTTTGGCATGGCGCTGGAGTACCCGGACGGAGACTTCGTGCAGAACGCCCTCGTGTTCGCGCCGGGGAAGACGATCATCGAGGCGTTGCGGCCGCTGGCCGACATCCCCTACGACTGCGTCCTGCCCGGCTACCTGTACCAGCGTTTCTCCCCGAATGTGAAGCTCACGTTCACGCAGGACGGGGACCCCGACATTCCGGTCCAGGAAGGCTCGACGCTCAACATAGTCGTGACCAACACGGAGAAGATACGCATCCAGAAGGAGACCGTGCGCAAGGCCGATCTCGGGATCATCCGCCTCGTCTCGCCCGAACAGGAGGAAGCGGCCAAGGCCGAGGTTGCCAACCGCCGCCTGCGCAAGATCGCCTCGCTTCCCCACCTGGCAATCTTCAGCGACGAGGCACACCACACCTATGGGCAGCCCCTCGCAACTGGCCTCAAGCGGGTCCGCCAGACCGTTGACTACCTGGCCGCGAACACGAACCTCATCTGCGCCGTGAACACAACCGGGACGCCGTATTTTCAGCGCCAGATGCTCAAGGATGTCATTGTTTGGTATGGCCTCTCGCAGGGCATCCGCGACGGTTACCTCAAGGAACTGTCCGACAGCATCTTCTCCTATGACTTTGACAACGCCCATACGCAGGACTTCATCGGCGAGGTGATCCGCGACTTCTTCACTGAGTATCGCGATCACTGCCTGCCGAACGGCGCGCCGGCACGGTTGGCGATCTACTTCCCGCAGACCGACGACATCGAGGAACTGCGCCCGGCAGTGGACGCGGCCCTTCTGCAGGCCGGGCAACCGACGACGCTCTGCCTGAAGAGGACCAACGAGTCCACTCCCGATGAGAAGGATGCATTCGAGCGACTGAGCAGAGACCCCGGCGCACCGCACCGCGTGATGCTGCTGGTCAATATCGGAACAGAGGGCTGGGATTGCCCCAGCCTCTTCGCCTGCGCCCTGGCCCGCAGGCTAACCAGCACCAACTTCGTCCTGCAGGCAGCGACTCGCTGTCTGCGGCAGGTGCCTGGTAACACCCGCAAGGCCCGCGTCTACCTGTCATCTGACAACGTGGACATCCTTGACCGCCAACTCCAGGAGAACTACGGCGAGCGGCTCAACGACCTGCTTAACCGCTCTCAACAGGCTACCGGCACCGCGAGGCTCGTGGTCCGCAAGACCAGCATCGCGCCTCTGAGGGTGCGCCAGATCGTGCGAACTGTGGTGCCGAAGCCGCTTGCGGCGGACACACACATCAGCTTCACGCCACCGACCGTGACCGAGCAAAGCCTGGAACGGGCCGCCTTCACGCTGGACGAACACGCGCGCAATCACGTCATGCAACAGGTTGGAGACAGCGTGAGGATTGAGACGCCGGTGGAGGTGACAAGCCTCTACGCCAGCGCCGTCGACCTGGCGGGTCTCTATCGCCGGGAACTCTGGCCGCTGTATGACGCGCTTCGCGCCGCCTATCCCGGCCAGGATGGCCTGCCTACGAGCCACCTCAGCTTCCTTGCGAGGCAGCTTGAGGCACAGACTCGAGCCTACGAAGTGCGGGAGGAGACTGTCGAGAAGGCGTTGGCCTTGGTCAGGTTGGACACCAGGGCCTTTGAGCAGGAAACCGGCGATGACGGGTCCCTGCAGTACACCACCGAAATCACCTATCCTCTGAGCAGCCAGCACCTGCTTGTGAAGTACGAAGACCTGCGAGATCGCGCCGGCGAACTGGCTTTCCACTACACGCCCTACTTCTTCGACTCCGAGCCGGAGGAGAGCTTCCTCGATCAGATGCTGAGCTACCTGGGGCAGCGCCTCGAAGAGGTCGAGGACGTCTACTTCACTGGGGCGCTGACGGACCCCGCCAAGACCGACTTCTATATCACGTACCAAGGGCTTGACGGCCGCACGCACAGCTATACGCCAGACTTCGTGATCCGGCGCAAGGATGGCAGGACGGTCATTGTGGAGATCAAGCGGGAACGTGAGAGGCTGCATCCTGTCGATGGCGAGAAGGGCGTGAAGGCGGAGGCCGCGCGGGAATGGGAAGGGACCAACCCCGGCCGCATAGCCTACGAGATGATCTTCACATCAACCGAGGCAATCACATACAACCAGACCGGCAAGGTCCGCCGACGCTTCGAGGAGACGACGGGGAGTGACACATGA